A DNA window from Actinomadura luzonensis contains the following coding sequences:
- a CDS encoding response regulator produces the protein MTSILVVDDQVLIRAGLAALIRAVPGLDVVGEAATGEDAVALAARTRPDVVLMDIRMPGMNGVTATERILAAGGEHAPRVLILTTFDLDEYVYDALRAGASGFLLKDTPPERLIAAVHTVASGDMLFAPSVTRRLIEAYIRPAGPRDVPALDGLTARESEVLTLVGQALSNAEIAERLSVSEATVKTHLNRAMTKLGLSSRAQAVALAYETGLVTPGERPPGCPPEVAARP, from the coding sequence GTGACCAGCATTCTTGTGGTGGACGACCAGGTCCTCATCCGCGCGGGCCTGGCGGCGCTGATCCGCGCCGTCCCCGGCCTCGACGTCGTGGGGGAGGCCGCGACCGGCGAGGACGCCGTCGCCCTGGCCGCCCGCACCCGGCCGGACGTCGTCCTCATGGACATCAGGATGCCCGGCATGAACGGCGTCACCGCCACCGAGCGCATCCTGGCCGCCGGCGGCGAGCACGCCCCGCGCGTGCTCATCCTGACCACGTTCGACCTCGACGAGTACGTCTACGACGCGCTGCGCGCCGGCGCCTCGGGCTTCCTGCTCAAGGACACGCCGCCGGAGCGGCTCATCGCCGCGGTGCACACGGTCGCGTCCGGTGACATGCTGTTCGCGCCCAGCGTCACGCGGCGGCTGATCGAGGCGTACATCCGGCCGGCCGGCCCCCGTGACGTGCCCGCGCTGGACGGCCTCACCGCGCGCGAGAGCGAGGTCCTCACGCTGGTGGGGCAGGCGCTGTCCAACGCGGAGATCGCCGAGCGGCTGTCGGTGAGCGAGGCCACCGTCAAGACGCACCTCAACCGGGCGATGACCAAGCTCGGCCTGAGCAGCCGGGCGCAGGCGGTGGCGCTGGCGTACGAGACGGGGCTCGTCACGCCGGGGGAGCGGCCTCCCGGCTGTCCGCCGGAGGTCGCGGCCCGTCCGTGA
- a CDS encoding aldo/keto reductase family oxidoreductase produces the protein MSTTSQPLPGGTWTLGDLTVTRFGYGAMQLAGPGVMGPPADRDAALAVLREAVGLGITHIDTAAAYGPRVTNELIREALHPYPGTLHVVTKVGATRDERGGWPPAREPDQLRRAVEENLETLGLDTLDLVHLRLGDAQGPRPGSLARAFETLAELRRQGLIRHLGVSNATAEQVTEAQAIAPVVSVQNLYNLAHRHDDELIDRLAAENVAYIPFFPLGGFSPLQSEALSAVAARLDATPMAVALAWLLRRSPNILLIPGTSSVRHLRENVAGAGLPLSDEDLADLDTIGGRARRR, from the coding sequence GTGAGCACGACCTCTCAGCCCCTCCCCGGCGGCACCTGGACCCTCGGCGACCTGACCGTCACCCGGTTCGGCTACGGCGCCATGCAGCTCGCCGGGCCCGGCGTGATGGGTCCGCCCGCCGACCGCGACGCCGCCCTCGCCGTCCTCCGCGAGGCCGTCGGCCTCGGCATCACCCACATCGACACCGCGGCCGCCTACGGCCCCCGCGTCACCAACGAGCTCATCCGCGAGGCGCTGCACCCCTACCCCGGCACCCTGCACGTCGTCACGAAGGTGGGAGCCACCCGCGACGAGCGGGGCGGCTGGCCGCCGGCCCGCGAGCCCGACCAGCTGCGCCGCGCCGTCGAGGAGAACCTCGAAACCCTCGGGCTCGACACCCTGGACCTCGTCCACCTGCGCCTCGGCGACGCCCAGGGCCCGCGGCCCGGCTCGCTGGCGCGGGCCTTCGAAACGCTCGCCGAGCTGCGGCGGCAGGGCCTCATCCGGCATCTCGGCGTCAGCAACGCCACAGCGGAGCAGGTCACGGAGGCCCAGGCGATCGCCCCGGTCGTCAGCGTCCAGAACCTGTACAACCTCGCCCACCGGCACGACGACGAGCTCATCGACCGGCTCGCCGCCGAGAACGTGGCCTACATCCCCTTCTTCCCGCTCGGCGGGTTCAGCCCGCTCCAGTCGGAGGCGCTGTCGGCGGTGGCCGCCCGGCTGGACGCCACGCCGATGGCGGTGGCGCTGGCGTGGCTGCTGCGCCGGTCGCCGAACATCCTGCTGATCCCCGGGACCTCGTCCGTGCGGCACCTGCGGGAGAACGTCGCCGGCGCGGGCCTCCCGCTCAGTGACGAGGACCTCGCCGACCTGGACACGATCGGCGGCCGGGCCCGGCGGCGGTAG
- a CDS encoding MFS transporter, with protein MKAVLTLTCVGQFMVLLDNTIVGAALPDMQQRLHTGLTGLQWIVDAYVLLVAMLLLSGGVFADRFGRRRVFLAGVVVFTAASVVCALAPSLGWLIAGRVLQGVGAAALSPASLALLTAAYPAPAERVRAIGLWAGFSGLGLAAGPLAGGILAEGFGWPAIFLVNVPIGGLLLLAGLRVLGESRNPGAPPIDVPGTVLSVAGVGAVTYGLIEGGSRGWASPVILGAFAAGLVLLAAFVVVEGRAPTPMLPLRLFRQRLFTVSNTAMVVVGFALMGSSFFFSQFFVHVQGTSILVAGLRTLPVSLAMVILSPYAGRLAARYEFRVVVSAGLALAGLGLLALGLVHADTGYGNVWWRLALAGIGFAFTMSPLTGAAIQAVSPREGGLASGVSSTTRQIGAVLGVAVLGAIVHARESGGGSFESGLGGAFLVAGAVTLACAVLTGLWLTTSRERGGVGAGQPGGQAVGEPPLAAPPGRPAS; from the coding sequence GTGAAAGCGGTGCTCACCCTGACCTGCGTGGGTCAGTTCATGGTGCTGCTCGACAACACGATCGTCGGCGCCGCCCTGCCCGACATGCAGCAGCGGCTCCACACCGGGCTGACCGGCCTGCAGTGGATCGTCGACGCCTACGTGCTGCTGGTGGCCATGCTGCTGCTGTCCGGCGGCGTCTTCGCCGACCGGTTCGGCCGCAGGCGGGTGTTCCTGGCCGGAGTGGTGGTGTTCACGGCCGCGTCGGTGGTGTGCGCGCTCGCGCCCTCGCTCGGCTGGCTGATCGCCGGGCGGGTGCTGCAGGGCGTCGGGGCCGCGGCGCTGAGCCCCGCCTCGCTGGCGCTGCTCACCGCCGCGTATCCCGCCCCGGCGGAGCGCGTCCGGGCGATCGGGCTGTGGGCCGGGTTCAGCGGGCTCGGGCTGGCCGCCGGGCCGCTGGCGGGCGGGATCCTGGCGGAGGGCTTCGGCTGGCCCGCCATCTTCCTGGTCAACGTGCCCATCGGGGGGCTCCTGCTGCTGGCCGGGCTGCGCGTGCTGGGGGAATCCCGCAACCCGGGCGCGCCGCCCATCGACGTCCCCGGCACGGTCCTGTCCGTCGCCGGCGTGGGCGCCGTGACCTACGGCCTGATCGAGGGCGGCTCCCGGGGCTGGGCCTCGCCGGTGATCCTCGGCGCCTTCGCCGCCGGGCTGGTGCTGCTGGCCGCGTTCGTCGTGGTCGAGGGCCGGGCGCCGACGCCGATGCTGCCGCTGCGGCTGTTCCGGCAGCGGCTGTTCACGGTGTCCAACACGGCGATGGTCGTGGTCGGGTTCGCGCTGATGGGGTCGTCGTTCTTCTTCTCCCAGTTCTTCGTGCACGTCCAGGGCACCTCGATCCTGGTCGCCGGGCTGCGGACCCTGCCCGTCTCGCTCGCCATGGTGATCCTCAGCCCGTACGCGGGCCGGCTCGCGGCCAGGTACGAATTCCGCGTCGTCGTCAGCGCCGGCCTGGCGCTGGCCGGGCTGGGGCTGCTGGCGCTGGGCCTCGTCCACGCCGACACCGGCTACGGCAACGTGTGGTGGCGGCTGGCGCTCGCCGGCATCGGGTTCGCCTTCACCATGTCGCCGCTGACCGGGGCCGCCATCCAGGCGGTCAGCCCGCGGGAGGGCGGCCTCGCCTCGGGCGTCAGCAGCACCACGCGGCAGATCGGCGCGGTGCTCGGCGTGGCGGTGCTCGGGGCGATCGTCCACGCGCGCGAGTCCGGCGGCGGCTCCTTCGAGTCCGGGCTGGGCGGCGCCTTCCTCGTGGCGGGTGCGGTGACGCTGGCCTGCGCCGTGCTCACCGGCCTGTGGCTGACCACGTCCCGGGAGCGCGGGGGCGTCGGGGCCGGGCAGCCGGGAGGCCAGGCCGTCGGCGAGCCGCCGCTCGCGGCTCCCCCCGGCCGGCCCGCCTCCTGA
- a CDS encoding ArsR/SmtB family transcription factor has protein sequence MARAATTSDVFNAIAEPQRREILALLRAGERPVTELARELGMTQPRASKHLRVLREVGLVRDRKAGKQRLYGLDARGLRPVHEWTGGFERFWNESFDRLDAYVQGLKQERQEGSE, from the coding sequence ATGGCACGAGCAGCGACGACGTCGGACGTCTTCAACGCGATCGCCGAGCCGCAGCGCCGGGAGATCCTGGCCCTGCTGCGGGCGGGCGAGCGGCCGGTGACCGAGCTGGCCCGGGAGCTGGGGATGACCCAGCCGCGGGCGTCCAAGCACCTGCGGGTGCTCAGGGAGGTCGGGCTGGTGCGGGACCGCAAGGCGGGCAAACAGCGCCTGTACGGCCTCGACGCCCGCGGGCTGCGACCGGTCCATGAGTGGACGGGCGGGTTCGAGCGGTTCTGGAACGAGAGCTTCGACCGGCTGGACGCGTACGTGCAGGGCCTCAAACAGGAACGTCAGGAAGGAAGTGAGTGA
- a CDS encoding helix-turn-helix domain-containing protein: MTIVPAQHRPAALAPFVTALSAYDLGPAGVHRGLPSSTLSITIPETDSLEVAWPGRPGSRERFRAVVAGLHLDAAELRQRGGTRGVWLTLSPPGAGALLGIPASALSGHVADLAEVAPALAHLPERLAACRSWPQRRALVEDALIAGRARHQDNGGGRDLRAALAALSEAARVQEAARLLGCSRRHLSGVVRAELGVTPKEYQRLLRFEAARGALAAAGRAGAADLAAVAAASGFADQAHFTREWRVMAGCTPTEWLRAETR, translated from the coding sequence GTGACCATCGTGCCCGCTCAACACCGGCCCGCGGCCCTGGCGCCGTTCGTGACGGCACTGAGCGCCTACGACCTGGGCCCGGCCGGCGTGCATCGCGGGCTGCCCTCGTCCACGCTGTCGATCACGATCCCGGAGACGGACTCGCTGGAGGTCGCCTGGCCCGGGCGGCCCGGCTCGCGGGAACGCTTCCGGGCCGTCGTCGCCGGGCTGCACCTGGACGCGGCCGAGCTGCGGCAGCGGGGCGGCACGCGCGGCGTGTGGCTGACCCTCAGCCCGCCGGGCGCCGGCGCGCTGCTGGGGATCCCGGCCTCGGCGCTGAGCGGGCACGTCGCCGATCTCGCCGAGGTGGCGCCGGCGCTGGCGCACCTGCCGGAGCGGCTGGCGGCCTGCCGGTCCTGGCCGCAACGGAGGGCGCTCGTCGAGGACGCCCTGATCGCCGGACGGGCCCGGCACCAGGACAACGGCGGCGGCCGGGACCTGCGGGCCGCGCTGGCGGCACTGTCCGAGGCCGCTCGGGTGCAGGAGGCGGCCCGGCTGCTCGGGTGCTCCCGGCGTCACCTCAGCGGTGTCGTCCGGGCGGAGCTGGGGGTGACGCCGAAGGAGTACCAGCGGCTCCTGCGCTTCGAGGCCGCGCGCGGCGCGCTGGCGGCCGCCGGCCGTGCAGGGGCGGCCGACCTGGCGGCGGTGGCAGCGGCGTCGGGATTCGCCGACCAGGCGCACTTCACCCGGGAATGGCGGGTCATGGCCGGGTGCACGCCGACCGAGTGGCTGCGCGCCGAGACCCGCTGA
- a CDS encoding LysR family transcriptional regulator produces MDGLETRELRYFVAVAEELHFGRAAERLSMAQPPLSRAIQQLERRLGVRLLDRDRRGVALTAAGETMLVQARLALDAVDAVVRRTRRAASAPSGLVLTTKAGASHELLKELLDRHAARPGAGAIDVLLCELGEQGRLLRDGSADVAIMHAPFDVMTGLDSVEILTEGQVAIVPAAHPLAGRAALTMAEVSEVPGLPIARWPRQDGSYPPGPGPEVRSQSQLAQLVALGRTLLVIPASSRAWQWPEHVAVPVVDAPEVTTLLAWPAGLRSPALDDLVDTVERLRESGVRDTPRPA; encoded by the coding sequence GTGGACGGACTGGAGACCCGTGAGCTGCGGTACTTCGTGGCGGTGGCCGAGGAGCTGCACTTCGGCCGGGCCGCCGAGCGGCTGAGCATGGCCCAGCCGCCGTTGTCCCGCGCGATCCAGCAGCTGGAGCGCCGGCTCGGCGTCCGGCTGCTCGACCGGGACCGCCGGGGGGTCGCGCTCACCGCGGCGGGGGAGACGATGCTGGTGCAGGCCCGGCTGGCGCTGGACGCCGTCGACGCGGTCGTCCGCCGCACCCGCCGCGCCGCGTCCGCGCCGTCCGGCCTGGTGCTCACCACGAAGGCGGGCGCCTCCCACGAGCTGCTGAAGGAGCTGCTCGACCGGCATGCCGCCCGGCCCGGGGCCGGCGCGATCGACGTGCTGCTGTGCGAGCTCGGCGAGCAGGGGCGACTGCTGCGCGACGGCAGCGCCGACGTGGCGATCATGCACGCCCCGTTCGACGTGATGACGGGTCTCGACAGCGTCGAGATCCTGACGGAGGGCCAGGTCGCCATCGTGCCGGCGGCGCATCCCCTCGCCGGGCGCGCCGCCCTGACGATGGCCGAGGTGAGCGAGGTGCCCGGCCTGCCGATCGCCCGGTGGCCGCGCCAGGACGGCAGCTACCCGCCGGGCCCGGGCCCCGAGGTCCGCAGCCAGTCCCAGCTCGCCCAGCTCGTCGCCCTGGGGCGGACGCTCCTGGTCATCCCGGCCTCCAGCCGGGCCTGGCAGTGGCCGGAGCACGTCGCGGTCCCCGTCGTCGACGCCCCGGAGGTGACGACGCTGCTCGCCTGGCCCGCCGGTCTGCGTTCGCCGGCCCTGGACGACCTCGTCGACACGGTCGAACGCCTGAGGGAGAGCGGCGTCCGCGACACTCCGCGCCCGGCCTGA
- a CDS encoding SRPBCC family protein translates to MSETAGREVVISRVIDAPRELVFEAFTEVRHLSRWWGPEGFTTTTRSFEFRVGGEWDFVMHGPDGTDYQEWITWTGIVPPESITLLHGEHRGDPDAFETVLAFAPDGAATRIEMRTVFPTKELRDEAVEKYHAVEAGRQTLGSLAAYVTELVREGAGG, encoded by the coding sequence ATGAGCGAGACGGCCGGCCGGGAGGTGGTGATCTCCCGAGTCATCGACGCCCCGCGCGAGCTGGTGTTCGAGGCGTTCACCGAGGTGCGCCACCTGTCGCGGTGGTGGGGGCCGGAGGGGTTCACCACCACCACGCGGTCCTTCGAGTTCCGCGTCGGCGGCGAGTGGGACTTCGTGATGCACGGGCCGGACGGCACGGACTACCAGGAGTGGATCACCTGGACCGGGATCGTGCCGCCGGAATCGATCACGCTGCTGCACGGCGAGCACCGCGGCGACCCGGACGCCTTCGAGACGGTCCTCGCGTTCGCGCCCGACGGGGCGGCCACCCGGATCGAGATGCGCACGGTGTTCCCCACCAAGGAGCTGCGCGACGAGGCGGTCGAGAAGTACCACGCGGTCGAGGCCGGCCGGCAGACCCTGGGCAGCCTGGCCGCCTACGTCACCGAGCTCGTCCGCGAGGGGGCCGGGGGCTGA
- a CDS encoding VOC family protein encodes MTSEPRLSPRLIVPDPDRASAFYQAALGAEQVFSAPRGDDGRPSVIGLRAGGASFRVSPAVPSWGWRSPDDLGGPAVLLEIEVDDPDAAGERMVAHGAEVVVPIEDRPYGKRSGRVRDPFGHLWIITGEPR; translated from the coding sequence ATGACGTCTGAACCGCGACTCTCTCCCCGTCTCATCGTGCCCGACCCGGACCGCGCGTCGGCGTTCTACCAGGCCGCCCTCGGCGCCGAGCAGGTGTTCAGCGCGCCCCGGGGCGATGACGGCCGTCCCAGCGTCATCGGCCTGCGCGCCGGCGGGGCGTCCTTCCGGGTGTCGCCCGCCGTCCCGTCGTGGGGGTGGCGGTCGCCCGATGATCTCGGCGGGCCGGCGGTCCTCCTGGAGATCGAGGTGGACGATCCGGACGCGGCCGGCGAACGCATGGTCGCCCACGGCGCCGAGGTGGTCGTGCCGATCGAGGACCGGCCCTACGGCAAGCGCTCCGGCCGCGTCCGCGACCCCTTCGGCCACCTGTGGATCATCACCGGCGAACCGCGCTGA
- a CDS encoding calcium-binding protein, with translation MLGALGGVAALAVLPVALVARPATAAPCYGDCQPGVVRGGGVLRYDASVGFDDQITVSLDNGFLVLTDPTGLIASGTSDCTVTPHQARCPAGPAPSVRIRGLDGDDVITNTTGFPSTLFGNAGNDQVTGGSGADRLVGGRGSDVLRGGDGSDTAAYAEFASTLGLHADLDGATGDDGNADDGPEGARDTIAADVENLEGNGGDDVLIGNAGPNVIDGGNGNDRIQGLGGDDQLLGRTGTGTLDGGAGTDRCTSDNRSTNAPPYTFVGCEITQIIGAGG, from the coding sequence GTGCTGGGCGCGCTCGGCGGCGTGGCGGCGCTGGCCGTCCTGCCGGTCGCCCTGGTCGCCCGGCCCGCGACGGCGGCTCCCTGCTACGGCGACTGCCAGCCGGGAGTGGTGCGCGGCGGCGGCGTTCTCAGGTACGACGCGTCCGTGGGGTTCGACGACCAGATCACCGTCAGCCTCGACAACGGATTCCTCGTCCTCACCGACCCCACCGGCCTGATCGCCTCGGGCACCTCGGACTGCACCGTGACCCCGCACCAGGCCCGCTGCCCGGCCGGACCCGCCCCGTCCGTCCGGATCCGCGGCCTGGACGGCGACGACGTGATCACCAACACGACCGGCTTCCCGTCCACCCTGTTCGGCAACGCCGGCAACGACCAGGTCACCGGCGGTTCCGGGGCCGACAGGCTGGTCGGCGGCCGCGGCAGCGACGTGCTGCGCGGCGGTGACGGGTCCGACACCGCCGCCTACGCCGAGTTCGCGAGCACGCTCGGCCTGCACGCCGACCTCGACGGCGCGACGGGCGACGACGGCAACGCCGACGACGGCCCCGAAGGAGCGCGCGACACCATCGCCGCCGACGTGGAGAACCTGGAGGGCAACGGCGGCGACGACGTGCTGATCGGCAACGCGGGCCCGAACGTGATCGACGGCGGGAACGGCAACGACCGGATCCAGGGCCTGGGCGGCGACGACCAGCTCCTGGGCCGGACCGGCACCGGCACCCTCGACGGCGGCGCGGGCACCGACCGCTGCACGTCCGACAACCGCAGCACGAACGCGCCGCCCTACACCTTCGTGGGCTGCGAGATCACGCAGATCATCGGCGCGGGGGGCTGA
- a CDS encoding TetR/AcrR family transcriptional regulator, producing MDEQGRGKRPGGRSARVRAAVHQAVTDLVGERGYGNFTVGEVAARAGVADTSVYRRWGTLEALLGDVLLTRLNAQAPMPDTGSLAGDLRAYAAVVAREVTGPDGLALVRLTVALSGAGRQGLDARDTLLADRTRQLQAMLDRARERGEHPPDVLEVLDHLLAPIYMRVLFGAVPLTPAYLDGLVGRLLA from the coding sequence GTGGACGAGCAGGGGCGAGGCAAACGGCCGGGCGGGCGCAGCGCCCGGGTCCGCGCGGCGGTGCACCAGGCCGTCACCGACCTGGTCGGCGAGCGCGGCTATGGGAACTTCACGGTCGGCGAGGTCGCGGCCCGCGCGGGCGTGGCCGACACCAGCGTCTACCGCCGATGGGGCACCCTCGAAGCCCTGCTCGGCGATGTGCTGCTGACCCGGCTCAACGCGCAGGCGCCGATGCCCGACACCGGCAGCCTGGCCGGCGACCTGCGCGCCTACGCCGCCGTCGTGGCCCGCGAGGTCACCGGGCCCGACGGCCTCGCGCTGGTGCGCCTGACCGTCGCGCTGTCGGGCGCGGGCCGGCAGGGCCTCGACGCGCGCGACACGCTCCTGGCCGACCGCACCAGGCAGCTGCAGGCCATGCTCGACCGCGCCCGCGAGCGCGGCGAGCACCCGCCCGACGTGCTGGAGGTGCTGGACCACCTCCTGGCGCCGATCTACATGCGCGTCCTGTTCGGCGCGGTCCCGCTCACCCCCGCCTACCTCGACGGGCTGGTCGGCCGGCTGCTCGCCTGA
- a CDS encoding helix-turn-helix transcriptional regulator, producing the protein MTSAPARAARRPSAAGPAAARPDGVPMSTVFDTTDPERAMALLAAAYGAPVRFSGGGEGYRFRHTRLAQGPLSFDTIDHTATTEYRAEPFPALIVVRVHRGVRTDLDRDEHLGPGGLAVHAQPGRPFHARLASIRHTAVLMPPEAVAEAARNRPDDPLPPLRFTSLRPIGPAAARAWLLAADYVAAGLRLNPEAMAQPLLAGAATRLLAAHLLATFPTTWHSEPHHLDRTDATPTTLARATAFIDASADLDITALDIARAAHVTVRAVQLAFRRHARTTPMAYLRRVRLERAHEQLRAAAPGDGTTVTAVAARWGFFHPGRFAALYQQTYGQPPSRTLRA; encoded by the coding sequence GTGACCAGCGCACCCGCCCGCGCTGCTCGGCGGCCGTCCGCCGCCGGGCCGGCGGCCGCCCGGCCTGACGGCGTGCCGATGAGCACGGTGTTCGACACCACTGATCCCGAGCGCGCCATGGCGTTGCTGGCCGCCGCCTACGGCGCTCCCGTGAGGTTCAGCGGCGGCGGCGAAGGCTACCGGTTCCGGCACACCCGGCTCGCGCAGGGGCCGCTCTCCTTCGACACCATCGACCACACCGCGACCACCGAATACCGCGCCGAGCCCTTCCCCGCCCTCATCGTGGTGCGGGTGCACCGCGGCGTGCGCACCGACCTCGACCGCGACGAACACCTCGGCCCCGGCGGTCTCGCCGTCCACGCCCAGCCAGGCCGGCCCTTCCACGCGCGGCTGGCGTCCATCCGGCACACCGCCGTCCTCATGCCGCCCGAGGCCGTCGCCGAGGCGGCGCGCAACCGGCCCGACGACCCGCTGCCCCCGCTGCGGTTCACCTCCCTGCGTCCCATCGGCCCGGCCGCGGCCCGCGCGTGGCTGCTGGCAGCCGACTACGTCGCCGCCGGCCTGCGGCTCAACCCCGAGGCCATGGCTCAGCCGCTGCTGGCCGGGGCGGCCACCCGGCTGCTGGCCGCGCACCTGCTGGCGACCTTCCCCACCACCTGGCACAGCGAGCCCCACCACCTGGACCGCACCGACGCCACCCCCACCACCCTCGCCCGCGCGACGGCCTTCATCGACGCCAGCGCCGACCTCGACATCACCGCACTCGACATCGCCCGCGCCGCGCACGTCACCGTGCGCGCCGTGCAGCTCGCCTTCCGCCGCCACGCCCGCACCACGCCCATGGCCTATCTGCGCCGCGTGCGGCTCGAACGGGCCCACGAGCAGCTGCGCGCCGCGGCCCCCGGTGACGGCACCACCGTCACCGCGGTGGCGGCCCGCTGGGGTTTCTTCCACCCGGGCCGGTTCGCCGCCCTCTACCAGCAGACCTACGGGCAGCCGCCCAGCCGCACCCTGCGCGCCTGA
- a CDS encoding sensor histidine kinase encodes MRAKVLSSLRRLARLHPLIADLLFAVVVTGVALAFATAFDHAASDPGYAHRHLDALGLALTVAGNLVLAGWRRAPLAVLLITCAAEVVFHAAGYDARLNSWGPLLALYMLACLRPPAVSVPCALLVAACWWHAAFLAPGDFTWPNVIQVSVMTAGAWTIGNGTRILLARNQRLAELTERLRRSQEDRARRAVTEERVRIARELHDVVAHHMSVIVIQAGLARYVFSSDPATARGALATIADTGSEAMGEMRRLLAVLRIDTNGHGDDDSYDPAPTLERLGQLVERVRSAGVPVEVTVTGSVRPLPPGIDLCAYRILQECLTNVLKHAAPATAKVHLHYGADLELRVTDDGPGPGAPKENGGHGLPGMRERVKLYKGVITAGPGPSGGFEVVVSLPLTSPGTAEQRP; translated from the coding sequence ATGCGCGCAAAGGTGCTGTCGTCGCTCAGGCGGCTCGCCCGGCTCCACCCCCTCATCGCCGACCTGCTCTTCGCCGTGGTCGTGACCGGCGTCGCCCTGGCGTTCGCCACCGCGTTCGACCACGCCGCGAGCGACCCCGGCTACGCGCACCGGCACCTGGACGCCCTCGGCCTGGCCCTGACGGTCGCGGGCAACCTGGTGCTGGCCGGATGGCGGCGCGCGCCGCTGGCCGTGCTGCTGATCACGTGCGCGGCGGAGGTGGTCTTCCACGCCGCCGGGTACGACGCCAGGCTCAACAGCTGGGGCCCGCTGCTCGCCCTCTACATGCTGGCCTGCCTGCGGCCTCCGGCCGTGTCGGTGCCGTGCGCGCTGCTCGTGGCGGCCTGCTGGTGGCACGCCGCCTTCCTGGCGCCGGGGGACTTCACCTGGCCGAACGTCATCCAGGTGAGCGTCATGACCGCCGGAGCCTGGACGATCGGCAACGGCACCCGCATCCTGCTGGCCCGCAACCAGCGGCTCGCCGAGCTGACCGAGCGGCTGCGCCGCAGCCAGGAGGACCGGGCGCGGCGCGCCGTCACCGAGGAGCGCGTGCGCATCGCCCGCGAGCTGCACGACGTCGTCGCCCACCACATGTCGGTCATCGTCATCCAGGCCGGGCTGGCCCGCTACGTCTTCAGCTCCGACCCCGCCACCGCCCGGGGCGCCCTGGCCACGATCGCCGACACCGGCTCGGAGGCCATGGGGGAGATGCGGCGGCTGCTGGCGGTGCTGCGCATCGACACCAACGGCCACGGCGACGACGACAGCTACGACCCGGCGCCCACCCTGGAACGGCTCGGGCAGCTCGTGGAACGCGTGCGGTCGGCGGGCGTGCCGGTCGAGGTGACGGTCACCGGCTCGGTCCGGCCGCTGCCGCCCGGCATCGACCTGTGCGCGTACCGGATCCTCCAGGAATGCCTCACCAACGTGCTCAAGCACGCCGCGCCCGCCACCGCCAAGGTGCACCTGCACTACGGCGCCGACCTGGAGCTGCGCGTCACCGACGACGGACCTGGCCCGGGCGCGCCCAAGGAGAACGGCGGGCACGGGTTGCCCGGCATGCGCGAACGCGTCAAGCTGTACAAGGGAGTGATCACGGCCGGCCCGGGGCCGTCGGGCGGGTTCGAGGTCGTGGTCTCCCTGCCCCTCACGTCCCCGGGCACGGCCGAGCAGCGCCCATGA
- a CDS encoding dihydrofolate reductase family protein → MAGKVFFSVSMSLDGYIAPGSAGELMGRQWMELQRWIFPQRFFRENLKLGGGGEEGRDNDIVRETFERTGASVMGKRMFDAGERMWPEEAPFHTPVFVVTHERREPWERPGGTVFHFVGDGVGTALDQARAAAGDRDVRIAGGAATILQYLNAGLVDEFSIALSPVLFGAGIRLFEGVDADRVALERTGAEPTERVTHLTYTVRER, encoded by the coding sequence ATGGCGGGGAAGGTGTTCTTCAGCGTGTCGATGTCGCTGGACGGTTACATCGCCCCCGGGTCCGCCGGGGAGCTGATGGGGCGGCAGTGGATGGAGCTGCAGCGGTGGATCTTCCCGCAGCGGTTCTTCCGGGAGAACCTGAAGCTCGGCGGGGGCGGCGAGGAGGGGCGCGACAACGACATCGTGCGGGAGACGTTCGAGCGCACCGGCGCGAGCGTGATGGGCAAGCGCATGTTCGACGCCGGTGAGCGGATGTGGCCGGAGGAGGCGCCGTTCCACACGCCGGTGTTCGTCGTGACGCACGAGAGGCGCGAGCCCTGGGAACGGCCGGGCGGGACCGTCTTCCACTTCGTCGGCGACGGCGTCGGGACCGCGCTCGACCAGGCCCGGGCGGCCGCCGGCGACCGCGACGTCCGCATCGCGGGCGGCGCCGCGACGATCCTGCAGTACCTGAACGCCGGCCTGGTCGACGAGTTCTCGATCGCGCTGTCCCCCGTGCTGTTCGGCGCCGGGATCCGCCTGTTCGAGGGCGTGGACGCGGACCGCGTGGCCCTGGAGCGGACCGGCGCGGAGCCGACGGAGCGGGTGACCCACCTGACCTACACGGTCCGGGAGCGGTAG